Part of the Streptomyces antimycoticus genome, CGGCCACCACGTCGAGCGTGGGGGCCGCGCAGTGCACCCGGCCGAAGCCGGTCTTCGGCGCGGTCACCGGGACCCGCGCGCCGTGCGGCCCGAGGGCGTCGGCGATGGCCAGCGCCTCGGCGCGGTCGGCCTCGGGCACGCCGAGCGCGTCGGCGAAGACCATGTCGATCTCCTCCGGCGCGCACTGGGCGTCCTCCAGGGCGACGCGGATGGCCTGGGCGAGCCCCTCCCGGGACCGCTCCCAGCGGGAGGCGCCGGTGAAGGTCGAGCCGTACCCGGCGATAGAGCCCCGGATCCGCACCCCGCGGCGCCGGGCGGCCCCTTCCTCCTCCACGACCAGCATCGCCCCGCCCTCGCCGGGCGCGAATCCGCAGGCGTCCTCGGTGAACGGCAGATAGGCCCGGCCCGCGTCGCGGGCCCGGCTCAGCTCGTCCCAGCCGAGCATGCAGACGATGGAGTACGGCGCCAGCGATGCCTCGGAGGCGCCGGCCACCATCGCGTCCGCCCCGCGCCGGATGGACCGGCGGGCGTGCGCGAGCGCGTCCAGACCGCCGGCCTCGTCGTTGGCCACCACTCCGCAGGGGCCCTTGAACCCCCGCGGATGGAGACCTGGCCGGTGCTGGCCGCGTAGAACCACGCGATGGACTGGTACGGGCCCACATAGCGCGGCCCCTTGCCGTAGAGCTGCTGCAGCTCGCGCTGGCCGAACTCACCGCCCCCGGAACCCGAGGCGGTCACCACGCCGATCGCGAACGGCGACATGTCGTCCACCGGCAGCCGGGCGTCGTCCAGCGCGAGATCGGCCGAGGCCATCGCGAAGTGGGTGAAGCGGTCGGTCTGGACGAGGAAGCGCTCCTCGATCATCGACGCCGGATCGAAGCCGCGGACCTGGCCGCCGATCCGGACCGGGAAGTGCCCGCTGCCCTCGCGGGAGATCCGGTCGAGGCAGGGGATCCCCTCCCGGGTCGCCTTCCAGAAGGCGTCGGTGCCCACCCCGTTGGGGGCGATCACACCGATGCCCGTGATGGCCGCGCCCCGGCTCCGGGTGTCCATCGCCGCGTTCATGCCGCCCTCCCGTCCGTCCGGCCCAGCACCACCGCGGACTGGAAGCCGCCGAACCCGCTGCCGACCGACAGCACATTGCGCAGCGGCAGGGCGCGGGCGGTGCGCGGGACATAGTCGAGGTCGCATTCGGGATCGGGGGTCTCGTAGTTGGCCGTCGGCGGCACCACGCCATGGGCGAGCGCCATGGCGCAGGCGACCACCTCGATGGCGCCGATCGCCCCCAGCGAATGGCCCACCATGGACTTGATCGAGCTCATGGGGGTCTTGTACGCGTGCTCGCCCAGGGACCGCTTCACGGCCGCCGTCTCATGCCGGTCGTTCTGCTTGGTGCCCGAGCCGTGCGCGTTGACGTAGTCGATCTCGTCGCTGTTGACGCGGGCGTGGCCGAGCGCGTGGTCGATCGCCTCGGACATCTCCAGTCCCTCCCGCGTCAGACCGGTCATGTGGTACGCGTTGCCGTAGGTGGCGAAGCCCCGGAACTCGCAGTAGGCCCGCGCCCCTCGGGCCCGGGCGTGCTCCAGCTCCTCCAGGACCAGCACGGCGGCGCCCTCGCCGAGGACGAAGCCGTCCCGGTGGGCGTCGAACGGCCTCGAGGCGGTGGCCGCGTTGTCGTTGTTCGCCGAGGTGGCCTTGATCGAGTCGAAGCAGGCCACGGTCAGCGGGGTGATCGGCGAGTCCGCGGCCCCGGCGATGCACACATCGGCCCGCCGCTCCTCGATCGCCTGGAAGGCGTATCCGATCGCGTCGAGACCGGAGGTGCAGCCGGTGGAGACGGACTGCACGGGCCCCTGCGCACCGGTCAGCTCCGCCACCCCGGAGGACAGCGCGCTCGGTGAGAACGCGTGCTGCAGATGCGGACCCGCCTTGCGGTGGTCCACATCCCAGTGCTCCCCGGCGTCGCTGACCTTGACGTAGTCCTGCTCCAGCCGGGTGGAGGCGGCGACCGCGCTGCCCAGGGAGACCCCTATCCGCCAGGGGTTGAGCGCCTGGAGGTCCAGCCCGGAGTCCCGGACCGCTTCCTTCGCCGCCACCAGCGCGAACTGCACATAGCGGTCCGAGCGTTCGATCTGCTCGAAGGTCAGACCGCCGGCCAGCGGGTCGAAGTCGCATTCGGCGGCGATCCGGGAGCGGAACCGCTCCGCGTCGAAGAGCGTGATGTTGCGGGTGGCCGTACGGCCCGCGGTGAGCATGTCCCAGAACGCCGGAACGCCCACACCCCCGGGAGCGACGACACCGAGCCCGGTGACCACCACCCGTCGGGTCACGACGTCGCCTCGGCGGGTTCGGCGGACTCCGTGTCCACATGGCCGAGCTCGGGGCGCGGCGCCAGGGGGCCGAGATGGAAGACCATCCGGGCCTCGGTGCTGCCCACATTGCGGAACCGGTGCCGCACATTGATGGGGATCAGGATCGCCTGGTCGGGGCGGAGCGGATGCGCCTCGCCGTCCAGGTCCACCTCCATGTCGCCGCTGACGACGTACACGAACTCCTCGGAGTACGGGTGGTAGTGCTCGGTGACCCGTTCACCGGGCCCCACGATGGCCATCCCCATGAAGCCGCTCGTGGCGCCCACCAGCGGCGGTGTGAGCATGGCGCGCACATCGCCACCGCGCCGGCGGTTGGGGGCGACCGCGGCGAGGTCGACGACGAGAGGGGACTGCGTGGTCATGTGTTCCTCCAGGTAGCGTTGCGCGGTCCGCGCCACAGGGGGTGGGAAGGTGTGCAGGGGAAGAGGGGGGGCGTCAGTGGTCGGCCGCTTGGCGGTCGGTGATCGGGGTCATGTCGCAGTCGGCGAGGAAGCGGCGCAGCCCGTCGTCCACGGACAGGTCGATCACCGCCCCGTCCGCCCCGAGGTCGAGGAGGCGGCCCAGCACCGCGGCCGCCCGCCGTCCGCTCACACCGGCCGCCATGGCGGGGTGCCGGTCCAGCGGCACGCTCAGGTCCACCAGCCGGACCACGATGTCGTCGCGCTGGAAGATGGTGCTGCTCAGCAGGGTCTTGGCGGACTGCTCGGCGGTCATCTCCTTGTTCACCGCGAGCTCGTCCTGCCGGGCCAGCAGACTGGCCACCGCCGGTCCGCAGCCGGTCTTGACCGGGTAGAGCAGGGCGTGCCGGTGGACGCCCTGGGCGGGGCGCGGGCCGCCGGCCGTCATGTGGTGGACCACCGGAAGCGAGGCCCGGGCGAAGAACTCCCGTGCCGAGCTGGGGTCGTCGAGGTTGCGGTCCTCCTCCAGATACGGATTGATGGCCTCCTCGACGGCCTTGATCTCCGGCTGCCGGGCCACGAAGCGCAGCGCCGCGGTCAGGTCGCCCTTGACCTCCACGGCCCGTACGACCCGGTTGCCGCTCATGAAGACGGAGGTGCGGGAGAGCCGGGTGGTCTCGTCGACGCGTGCATCCGGTGAGGCGTAGTCGGCGAGGATCTTGGCGACGGTGTCCTCGCTGCCGGGGTTCACCGTGAAGGTCAGCGCCTGCCGTACCAGCCCGTCGCCGACCCGCAGCGCGGCGTCCACACCCCGGGTGGTGACATCGACCGGCGCGGATCCGGCGGTCAGGGTCTCCCGCAGAATGCTGAACCGCAGCGAGCGGGTGTCCTCGACACAGCCGTGGAAGGGCTTGACCATCTCCCGGTGCGCGGGAGAGTCCACCCAGGCCAGGAAGGGAGGGGCGCTTTCCCATTCGCTGGTGATCAGCCACTGGGAGGGGTTCTCGATCGACTGGCAGAGCTGGTCGCTGATGTGCCCGGGCACCGCGGCCACCTGCTGGGACAACTGGTCATAGGCACGCAGAAAGCGCTGCTCGGCACCGCTGTTGACCTGCACCAGCAAGACGACGCGCAATCTGGTGTCGGTGAGAGCGGATTCCACGGTGGTCGGTGATGGGTTCACCGTGGACTCCGGAATGTCGGACAGGGTGCTCATATTCCACTCCTTATTTCGCGGACGCGTCCTTCCGGGCATCGAGGACACCCGCCCGTTAGACGATCGTGGGGTGCTCCCACCAATGGCGCGAGATATGTGAGCCATCCGAGCGAACGCCTCGTCAGCCTCCCGGAAGAGCCCGGAAACACCGGGCATAGCAGCACAATGAACCGTCTTGCCGACAATGCTGAGCGTGTGCCCGTCCTCATCGCGGGCGGCTCCCTGGTGGGCCTGTCCGCCTCACTGTTCCTGGGCCGACTGGGGATCGGTCATCTACTGGTCGAAAAACACCCGCGCACCTCGCACCACCCGCGCGGACGGGGGAACAACATCCGGACGATGGAGCTGTTCCGCACCGCCGGAGTGGAGTCCGCGATCCGCGAGGCCGCGTCCGTCCTGGCCGACAACCATGGAATCCTGCAGACCCCGTCGCTGACCGGCACGGAGGGCAACTGGCTCTTCCGGGAGATGGATCCGGGGGCAAGGCCGCCCGGATCAGCCCTGCCGGATGGTGCCTGTGCAGCCAGAACGACCTGGAGCCGGTGCTGCTGAGCGCGGCCCAGGACCTCGGTGGGGATCTGCGGTTCTCCACCGAGCTGATCTCCTTCGAGCAGGACGCGGACGGGGTCACCGCCGTGCTCCTGGACCGCAGGTCCGAACGGCGCTCCACGGTCCGCGCCGACTACCTCATCGCCGCCGACGGCCCCCGCAGCCCGGTGCGCGAGGCGCTCGGCGTCGAGCAGAGCGGACGCGGTGAGCTGTTCCACAACGTGTCCATCACCTTCCGCGCCAAGCGGCTCGCGGACGCGGTCGGGGACCGCCACTTCATCGCCTGCTACCTCACCAATCCGGAGGCGGACGGGGCGCTGCTGCCCGTCGACAACCAGGAGCAGTGGGTCTTCCACGCCCCCTGGCACCCCGAGCGGGGCGAGGCGCTGGAGGAGTTCACCGACGAGCGCTGCGCCCAGCACATCCGTACCGCCGTCGGCATGCCCGACCTGGAGGTCGAGGTCACCGGAAAGGCGCCCTGGCACGCGGCCGAGCGGGTGGCGGACCGCTACTCCGACGGCCGGGTCTTCCTCGCCGGGGACTCCGCGCACGAGATGTCGCCCACCGGCGCCTTCGGCTCCAACACCGGTATCCAGGACGCCCACAACCTGGCATGGAAGATCGCCGCCGTCATGGGCGGCTGGGCGGGCCCCGGGCTGCTGGAGAGCTACGGCACGGAACGGCGCCCGGTCGCCCAGGCCACCAGCGCCCGCGCCGCCGCCCGTTCGGCCGAACACAGCCACCCGGGCTATTCGGCGCCCGCCAGCGAGGACCGGGGTCCGCAGAGCAATGTCATGGCCGTCGCCATGGGCTACCGCTATGTGCGCGGCGCGGTCGTCGGCGCCGACGCCGCGGCGCCCGCGGTGCCCGACCACTTCACGGTCTCGGCCGAGCCCGGGAGCCGCGCGCCCCATATGTGGGTGCACCGCTGCGGGGTGCGGCTGTCCACCCTCGACCTGTACGAGCGCACCTGTGTGCTGCTCACCGGGCCGGGCGGGTCCTCCTGGTACGAGGCGGGCCACCGCGCCGCCGACGCCCTCGGCGTACCGCTGGACTGCTACCGGGTGGGCGACGGACCGGACCATGAACTCGCCCCCGAACCGGGCGCGGACTGGGCCGAACTGCACGGCACCGCCCCCGACGGTGCCGTCCTGGTCCGCCCCGACGGCTTCGTCGCCTGGCGGGTGGAGCGGTCGGTGCCCAACCCGGAGGCCGCGCTGACGCGTGCGCTGCGCGAGGTACTGAGCCTGGACGGCTGACGCCCCCACCCCGGGGCGCCCCCGCCTTCGGGGTGCTCCGGCCTTCGGGGTGCTCCGGCCTTCGGGGTGCTCCGGCCTTCGGGGTGCTCCGGCCTTCGGGGTGCTCCGGCCTTCGGGGTGCTCCGGCCTTCGGGGTGCTCCGGCCTTCGGGGTGCTCCGGCCTTCGGGGTGCTCCGGCCTTCGGGGTGCTCCGGCCTTCGGGGTGCTCCGGCCTTCGGGGTGCTCCGGCCTTCGGGGTGCCCCGGCCCCGGGCCTGCGGGCCCCCGGGCTTCCGGGCCCCCGGGCCCGGTACGCGGGGTCAGCCCGCGGCCTCGCTGCGGGCATCGCCCGCACTGCGGCGCCGTAGTCGGCGCCACAGTGCGGGGGTCGTGCTGATCACTACCGTCAGCGCCACGGCCGCCGCCACGCCCTCCCACGGTTCGGGGAAGAGCGAGCCGCCCAGGATCCCGATGAGCTGATACGTCACCGCCCAGGCCAGCGCCGCGGGCGCGGCGCCGTGGGCGAATCTCCGCAGTGGCCAGCGCGCCAGCAGGCAGGCCAGCATCACCGGTATCCGGCCCGCCGGGATCAACCGGGACAGCACCAGAACGGCCACGCCGTGTTCCTCCAGCCGCGCCTGCGCCTGGTCCAGCCGTTCCGGCGCGGCGTGGTCGTGGATCCGTTCCAGCCACCGCGAGCCGTTCTTCGAAGCCACCCCGCGCCGCCCGAGCCAGTAGAGCATCACGTCACCCGAGAAGGCCGCCAGCGAGCCCACCCCGAAGACCACCAGCAGCGACAGCGGGGGAGCGGTCTGGTGGATGGCGACCACCGCGGCCGAGGAGACCACCGCACCGGTGGGCACCACCGGCACCAGCGACCCGAACACCACCAGCAGGTACAGCGAGGGATATCCCACCGCCTGCTGGGTCGACTCGGATGGCACGCTCCGGGCCAGGTCCACCAGATTCGCCAGATCCCCCATCACCTGGCGGGCTCCAGCCGGACGCACTCCCCGTGCCCCAGCCGGTGCACCACCGCGTCGGGGGCCAGCCGCCCGGCGTGGCGCACGAAGTCGTCGCCGGGGGCGTGGAATTCATGTGGACGGATCGCGTCCATCCCGATCGGCCAGTACGTCCCGTAGTGCACCGGCACCGCGCAGCGCGCCCCCAGCCGCGCCAGCGCCTGGGCCGCGCGGCCCGCGTCGAGATGGCCGGGGCCGAGGTAGGGCCCCCAGCCGCCCACCGGAAGCAGTGCCACATCGCATGCGCCCACCGCCTCCGCCATCCGGTCGAACAGCCCGGTGTCGCCCGCGAAGTACGTGGTCGACTCGCCGCTCAGCACATATCCCAGCGCGGGCACCCGGCTCGGCCCGTACGGCAGCCGCCGTCCGTCGTGCTCGGCCGGTACCGCCCGGATCCGCACCTCGCCGACCGTGCACACATCCCCCGGCGCCATCTCGGTCACCCGCAGCCCCCGCGCCGCCACCACCCGCCGCAGTCCGGGCACCGCCCGTCCGGCCCCGCGCGGCACCACCAGCCGGGTGCCGGGCAGCAGCTTGGCCAGCGAGCCGGGGTGCAGGTGGTCGGCGTGCAGATGCGAGACCAGCGCCACGTCCGCCACCGCCGCGGCCGCAGGTGGCACGGCCCCCGGCGGCGCCGTAGATGGGCCAGACGCCGTACGAACAGGGGGTCGGTCAGCACCCGCACCCCGGAGTCCCGCACGGTCGCGGTGGCATGCCCCCACCAGGTGATCTCCACCGACATCTCCCGCCTCCGTCCCTCGGGCCCGTCCGTCCGATCCTCTCACCCCGCCGGCCGGGGCATGGCATCCGCTCGGCCAGGGTATGCATGAGTCATGCATGATGACAGGGAACGAGTGGCGAACCTGCTGGGGGCCACGGCACTGGCGATCACGGACGATCTGCTCAGCGCCCCGGCCTCCGCGTCCCGCCTGAGCATGAGCGCGGCCGCCGCGCTGATCGTGCTCCGCGCCGACCCCGGCGTGAGCGTGACCGAGCTCGGCCGCCGGGTGGGGCTGACCCAGTCCGCGGCGGTGCGGATGGTCGACGGGCTGGAGCGGGACGCGCTGGTCGAGCGGCGCCGCACGATCGGCAACTGGACCGGGGTCCACCCCACCGCCAAGGGCCGCCGGACCGCCGGCCAGCTGCTCACCTCGCGGACCTCCCAGCTCACCGGGGTGCTGGACGGCCTCGGCGATACGGAGATCCGCCACCTCGGCACGCTCCTGGCGAAGCTGCTCGACGGGCTCTACCAGGCCAGTGGCTCGGCCGACCGGATGTGCCGGCTGTGCGACCGGGCCGCCTGCAC contains:
- a CDS encoding beta-ketoacyl-[acyl-carrier-protein] synthase family protein, giving the protein MTRRVVVTGLGVVAPGGVGVPAFWDMLTAGRTATRNITLFDAERFRSRIAAECDFDPLAGGLTFEQIERSDRYVQFALVAAKEAVRDSGLDLQALNPWRIGVSLGSAVAASTRLEQDYVKVSDAGEHWDVDHRKAGPHLQHAFSPSALSSGVAELTGAQGPVQSVSTGCTSGLDAIGYAFQAIEERRADVCIAGAADSPITPLTVACFDSIKATSANNDNAATASRPFDAHRDGFVLGEGAAVLVLEELEHARARGARAYCEFRGFATYGNAYHMTGLTREGLEMSEAIDHALGHARVNSDEIDYVNAHGSGTKQNDRHETAAVKRSLGEHAYKTPMSSIKSMVGHSLGAIGAIEVVACAMALAHGVVPPTANYETPDPECDLDYVPRTARALPLRNVLSVGSGFGGFQSAVVLGRTDGRAA
- a CDS encoding cupin domain-containing protein produces the protein MTTQSPLVVDLAAVAPNRRRGGDVRAMLTPPLVGATSGFMGMAIVGPGERVTEHYHPYSEEFVYVVSGDMEVDLDGEAHPLRPDQAILIPINVRHRFRNVGSTEARMVFHLGPLAPRPELGHVDTESAEPAEATS
- a CDS encoding SchA/CurD-like domain-containing protein — encoded protein: MSTLSDIPESTVNPSPTTVESALTDTRLRVVLLVQVNSGAEQRFLRAYDQLSQQVAAVPGHISDQLCQSIENPSQWLITSEWESAPPFLAWVDSPAHREMVKPFHGCVEDTRSLRFSILRETLTAGSAPVDVTTRGVDAALRVGDGLVRQALTFTVNPGSEDTVAKILADYASPDARVDETTRLSRTSVFMSGNRVVRAVEVKGDLTAALRFVARQPEIKAVEEAINPYLEEDRNLDDPSSAREFFARASLPVVHHMTAGGPRPAQGVHRHALLYPVKTGCGPAVASLLARQDELAVNKEMTAEQSAKTLLSSTIFQRDDIVVRLVDLSVPLDRHPAMAAGVSGRRAAAVLGRLLDLGADGAVIDLSVDDGLRRFLADCDMTPITDRQAADH
- a CDS encoding DedA family protein, which gives rise to MGDLANLVDLARSVPSESTQQAVGYPSLYLLVVFGSLVPVVPTGAVVSSAAVVAIHQTAPPLSLLVVFGVGSLAAFSGDVMLYWLGRRGVASKNGSRWLERIHDHAAPERLDQAQARLEEHGVAVLVLSRLIPAGRIPVMLACLLARWPLRRFAHGAAPAALAWAVTYQLIGILGGSLFPEPWEGVAAAVALTVVISTTPALWRRLRRRSAGDARSEAAG
- a CDS encoding MarR family winged helix-turn-helix transcriptional regulator, whose product is MHDDRERVANLLGATALAITDDLLSAPASASRLSMSAAAALIVLRADPGVSVTELGRRVGLTQSAAVRMVDGLERDALVERRRTIGNWTGVHPTAKGRRTAGQLLTSRTSQLTGVLDGLGDTEIRHLGTLLAKLLDGLYQASGSADRMCRLCDRAACTPDGVECPVGAADRAAARAAAEDEARTDRG